A DNA window from Engystomops pustulosus chromosome 6, aEngPut4.maternal, whole genome shotgun sequence contains the following coding sequences:
- the LOC140066212 gene encoding cell adhesion molecule CEACAM1-like → MESGREPLCWMLILLSLALASSTEVVNGPLAGLGHFDVSVPLPEDYRIMWNFGEIGNVTVVMFGSNVSDPIYNFQYRGRSDLLHNGTLILRNLTYADGGHYCLYVYDDEHFTTTIVPYQLNVYDILQPPSLTIISGPAVDGTKLTIECETGSQNVTSYTFYRDEKTICSEPHVTCRGRYLDFTPITENDNGIYTCSIQNPVSSSSSNFLNVTVSVPVSAVTLTSNISDRLLWPGRDSVSLQCSSTGTDVRYSWSLDGAPVPPDPRYQLSTSGSTLSIKPISSNDDGHFICSARNRINSENSSGLHLTLAVGVSAVTLTSNTSAALWAGQDSVSLYCSARGSAVTFSWSLKGEPLSPHPSYSITQSDSPPSSTLTISPVSRGDTGPFTCTATNLLNTETSNELSLNMNWRPEGQISCTERGHDGVLQLDCSWPGGRPAPNVTMIFDDITEKGKTKVTRNVSLEQTSLGSNLTCIGEYFGETLSCALILGASDSSEERKYPIISANRRSAAHL, encoded by the exons ATGGAGAGCGGCCGGGAGCCTCTGTGCTGGATGCTGATCCTCCTCAGCCTGG CTCTGGCATCATCTACGGAGGTCGTGAATGGACCTCTTGCAGGACTTGGACACTTCGATGTCTCTGTTCCCCTCCCAGAAGATTATCGCATCATGTGGAACTTTGGAGAGATTGGAAATGTCACCGTGGTTATGTTTGGCTCCAATGTTAGTGATCCTATCTACAACTTCCAATACCGGGGCCGAAGTGACCTGCTTCATAACGGGACCCTAATACTGAGGAACCTGACGTACGCAGATGGAGGACATTACTGCCTCTATGTGTATGATGATGAACACTTCACCACTACTATCGTACCCTATCAGCTGAATGTCTACG ACATCCTCCAGCCACCATCTCTCACCATCATCTCTGGACCTGCTGTTGATGGAACCAAATTGACCATCGAATGTGAGACCGGGAGCCAGAATGTGACTTCTTACACTTTCTACCGTGATGAGAAGACGATCTGCTCCGAGCCCCATGTGACCTGCAGGGGGCGATACCTGGACTTCACCCCAATAACTGAGAATGATAATGGGATCTACACCTGCTCCATCCAGAACCCGGTCAGCTCCAGCTCCAGCAACTTCCTGAATGTGACCGTATCTG TTCCTGTATCTGCGGTGACCCTGACCAGTAACATTTCTGACCGGTTATTGTGGCCGGGAAGGGACTCGGTGTCCTTACAGTGTTCATCTACTGGTACTGATGTCAGATACTCCTGGAGTCTGGATGGAGCACCAGTACCTCCGGACCCCCGGTACCAGCTCTCCACCAGTGGCTCCACGCTCAGCATCAAACCCATCTCCTCTAATGATGATGGACATTTCATCTGCTCAGCGAGAAACCGGATCAACAGTGAGAACAGCTCTGGACTACACCTCACCCTGGCCG TTGGAGTCTCGGCGGTGACACTGACCAGTAACACATCGGCCGCGCTCTGGGCAGGACAGGACTCGGTGTCTCTCTATTGCTCCGCTCGGGGTTCAGCCGTCACCTTCTCCTGGAGCCTTAAAGGAGAACCATTGTCCCCACATCCTTCATATTCCATCACCCAGAGCGATTCTCCTCCAAGCTCCACTCTCACCATCAGCCCTGTCTCTAGGGGGGACACCGGACCCTTCACCTGTACAGCCACCAACCTGCTCAATACAGAGACCAGCAATGAGCTCAGCCTCAATATGAACT GGCGTCCAGAAGGGCAGATTTCCTGTACTGAACGGGGGCATGATGGGGTCTTGCAGCTGGACTGCTCCTGGCCCGGAGGACGACCGGCCCCCAATGTCACCATGATAtttgatgacatcacagagaagGGAAAGACCAAAGTTACCAGAAATGTGTCACTAGAGCAAACCAGCCTTGGATCAAACCTGACCTGCATCGGAGAATACTTCGGGGAGACCTTGTCCTGTGCTCTAATACTCG GAGCCTCAGATTCATCAGAGGAGAGAAAATATCCAATCATTTCAGCAAATCGAAGATCAGCAGCTCATCTGTAA